One region of Jonesiaceae bacterium BS-20 genomic DNA includes:
- a CDS encoding TadA family conjugal transfer-associated ATPase: MSVRSGGGAKAGTVSDSGLESVRARLAQLGAHPTSQQISTAIAKENLVFGDRALAALTNDFETALRGAGPLQPLIEDPEVTDVLVNGPDQIWVDRGRGMEQSTVRLGSDQDLRALAVRLAATGGTRLDDSQPMVDARLPDGSRLHAMLRPLCEPAAVISIRTLRARPLTLAQLVVGKTLPDAWEPVLRALVSQRVNFLISGATGSGKTTLLATLLGLVDRRERIITIEESRELRPAHPHVLALETKRSNVEGIGEVDQADLVRNALRMRPDRIVLGECRGVEVRDMLGALNTGHEGGCATIHANSAYDIPARLEALGALAGLDRLAVAAQAASAIDVLVHVRRQLVAGRSHRIISEFAMLRRDPVGFLTAEPALVWDGEGSPQVLGAVGQELLARLGLQ; the protein is encoded by the coding sequence ATGAGCGTGAGAAGCGGTGGTGGGGCTAAGGCGGGGACGGTCAGTGATTCCGGGCTGGAATCCGTGCGTGCACGGCTGGCGCAGCTAGGAGCGCATCCCACGTCCCAACAGATCAGTACCGCAATCGCAAAAGAGAATTTGGTGTTTGGCGACCGAGCGCTCGCGGCACTGACCAACGATTTTGAGACCGCGCTGCGCGGAGCCGGCCCTCTGCAACCGCTGATTGAAGACCCAGAGGTCACCGACGTCTTGGTCAACGGCCCGGACCAAATCTGGGTCGACCGCGGGCGGGGTATGGAACAAAGCACGGTGCGACTTGGCTCAGATCAAGACTTGCGTGCGCTTGCCGTGCGGCTGGCCGCAACCGGTGGCACCCGCCTGGACGACTCGCAGCCCATGGTTGATGCCCGCCTCCCGGACGGGTCGCGCCTACACGCGATGCTGCGGCCGCTGTGTGAGCCCGCCGCCGTAATTTCTATTCGCACACTGCGCGCCCGACCGTTGACGCTCGCCCAGTTGGTTGTTGGCAAAACCCTTCCCGATGCCTGGGAACCTGTTCTGCGTGCGCTGGTGTCCCAGCGGGTAAATTTCCTTATTTCCGGTGCCACCGGAAGCGGCAAGACCACGCTGTTGGCAACACTGTTGGGGTTGGTAGATAGACGCGAACGAATCATCACGATTGAAGAGTCACGGGAACTACGGCCGGCCCACCCACACGTGCTTGCGCTTGAAACCAAACGGTCCAATGTGGAAGGGATCGGAGAAGTAGACCAAGCGGACCTGGTCCGGAACGCCTTACGAATGCGCCCTGACCGCATAGTGCTAGGTGAATGTCGAGGGGTCGAAGTGCGGGACATGCTGGGGGCACTGAATACGGGGCATGAAGGCGGGTGCGCCACCATCCACGCCAACAGTGCTTATGACATTCCAGCCAGATTAGAGGCATTGGGGGCGCTCGCGGGTCTGGACCGCTTAGCTGTTGCCGCTCAGGCTGCGAGCGCGATCGATGTGTTAGTTCATGTGCGCCGCCAACTTGTTGCCGGGCGGAGTCACCGGATCATTAGCGAGTTCGCCATGCTGCGCCGTGACCCCGTGGGGTTCTTGACGGCGGAACCCGCGCTCGTTTGGGATGGAGAAGGCAGCCCGCAAGTATTGGGGGCTGTGGGGCAAGAGCTGCTGGCCCGGTTAGGACTGCAATGA
- a CDS encoding P-loop NTPase — protein MAVHSGAWALIIGASGGVGASTTAAVLAAAMAKSGEPVCLVDGHLGGGGIEVLLGVEQSVGLRWPDFQLAQGVIDMPAVLPALVQWEGVSVLSALRSSAKEIEPGAMHALLSSLAAAGITTVLDAPPRLACQVASMAESRATAVIVSARNLQSVAGALAARNHVAATKIRHGVVSTSHQHCAMTPREVAKALQLNLWGDIRADQRIARATELGGGPLGTPSRAARDLFALARNLSGDQR, from the coding sequence GTGGCGGTACATTCCGGGGCTTGGGCGCTGATTATTGGTGCCAGTGGAGGCGTGGGGGCGTCAACCACAGCGGCGGTGCTAGCCGCGGCGATGGCAAAGTCGGGGGAGCCGGTATGCCTGGTGGACGGGCACCTTGGGGGTGGAGGAATCGAGGTGCTTCTTGGGGTTGAACAATCCGTTGGGTTGCGGTGGCCGGATTTTCAGTTGGCCCAGGGGGTCATTGACATGCCCGCAGTCCTACCAGCTTTGGTCCAGTGGGAGGGGGTGAGCGTCTTAAGTGCGCTGCGTTCCAGTGCCAAAGAAATTGAGCCGGGTGCCATGCATGCGCTGCTCAGCTCACTGGCTGCTGCTGGGATCACCACGGTTCTCGATGCTCCACCCCGGTTGGCCTGCCAAGTTGCTTCGATGGCTGAGTCCCGGGCGACCGCAGTCATTGTCAGTGCCCGGAACTTGCAGTCCGTTGCTGGGGCTCTCGCTGCACGTAACCACGTGGCGGCGACTAAAATCCGCCACGGGGTAGTTTCCACTTCGCACCAGCACTGTGCCATGACCCCGCGGGAGGTGGCTAAGGCCCTGCAGCTGAACCTTTGGGGTGATATTCGCGCCGATCAGCGCATTGCCCGAGCCACGGAGTTGGGTGGCGGACCGTTGGGGACCCCAAGCCGCGCAGCCAGGGACCTGTTCGCATTAGCGCGAAATCTGAGTGGGGACCAGCGATGA